A stretch of Brassica rapa cultivar Chiifu-401-42 chromosome A08, CAAS_Brap_v3.01, whole genome shotgun sequence DNA encodes these proteins:
- the LOC117127418 gene encoding MATH domain and coiled-coil domain-containing protein At3g27040-like isoform X2, translating to MGNETDKKFTWVIKNFSSWRSKCVRSRTFVLSQCQWSLGAFPRGVDNASCFLSLYLVVSNPVSLPSGWRRHAKFSFTLVNQFPGEVSQLREIQYWFDQKDSMQGFQSMIRLSDLNARYSGFLVNGELKIVAEVDVLEVVGELDVPVVATDFVDINGFQVLASQVESVNSLFEKHPNIASNVRAKNSHLRTTYLNILLSLTEILSKSPEEISNSDMLEAYSALRFVTNEGFKLDWLEKALKEACEIE from the exons ATGGGGAATGAAACTGATAAGAAGTTCACTTGGGTTATTAAGAATTTCTCCTCTTGGCGATCCAAGTGTGTTCGGTCTCGTACATTCGTGCTCAGTCAATGCCAATG GAGTCTTGGCGCGTTTCCGAGAGGAGTTGACAATGCTAGTTGTTTTTTATCTCTGTATTTGGTTGTTTCTAATCCTGTATCTTTGCCTTCTGGATGGAGACGGCACGCTAAATTCTCCTTTACTCTTGTAAATCAATTTCCTGGAGAAGTCTCTCAACTGCGAG AAATTCAATACTGGTTTGATCAGAAGGACAGCATGCAGGGTTTTCAGTCGATGATTCGTCTTTCCGACCTTAATGCCAGATATAGCGGGTTTCTTGTGAATGGTGAACTCAAGATTGTTGCAGAGGTTGATGTTCTTGAAGTTGTAGGTGAACTAGATGTACCAGTGGTAGCTACAGACTTCGTGGATATCAATGGGTTTCAAGTCCTTGCTTCACAA gtagAATCTGTGAACAGTTTGTTTGAAAAGCATCCAAACATTGCATCAAATGTCCGTGCAAAGAATTCACATCTGAGAACAACATACTTGAATATCTTACTAAGCTTGACTGAGATTCTATCCAAGTCTCCTGAGGAAATCTCCAACAGTGATATGCTTGAAGCATATTCTGCACTGAGATTTGTGACAAATGAGGGGTTTAAGTTGGACTGGTTGGAGAAGGCACTGAAAGAAGCTTGTGAGATTGAATGA
- the LOC117127418 gene encoding MATH domain and coiled-coil domain-containing protein At3g27040-like isoform X1, whose product MGNETDKKFTWVIKNFSSWRSKCVRSRTFVLSQCQWSLGAFPRGVDNASCFLSLYLVVSNPVSLPSGWRRHAKFSFTLVNQFPGEVSQLREIQYWFDQKDSMQGFQSMIRLSDLNARYSGFLVNGELKIVAEVDVLEVVGELDVPVVATDFVDINGFQVLASQVKENTRIKQGLSVSHLSFTQRFSFFFAGRICEQFV is encoded by the exons ATGGGGAATGAAACTGATAAGAAGTTCACTTGGGTTATTAAGAATTTCTCCTCTTGGCGATCCAAGTGTGTTCGGTCTCGTACATTCGTGCTCAGTCAATGCCAATG GAGTCTTGGCGCGTTTCCGAGAGGAGTTGACAATGCTAGTTGTTTTTTATCTCTGTATTTGGTTGTTTCTAATCCTGTATCTTTGCCTTCTGGATGGAGACGGCACGCTAAATTCTCCTTTACTCTTGTAAATCAATTTCCTGGAGAAGTCTCTCAACTGCGAG AAATTCAATACTGGTTTGATCAGAAGGACAGCATGCAGGGTTTTCAGTCGATGATTCGTCTTTCCGACCTTAATGCCAGATATAGCGGGTTTCTTGTGAATGGTGAACTCAAGATTGTTGCAGAGGTTGATGTTCTTGAAGTTGTAGGTGAACTAGATGTACCAGTGGTAGCTACAGACTTCGTGGATATCAATGGGTTTCAAGTCCTTGCTTCACAAGTAAAGGAAAACACAAGAATAAAACAAGGCCTTAGTGTCTCTCACTTGAGTTTTACTCaacgtttttcttttttttttgcaggtagAATCTGTGAACAGTTTGTTTGA